In the genome of Segnochrobactrum spirostomi, the window GAAGCCCGAATATCAGGGCCTCGGCTTCGGCCGCCTCCTGTTCGACGCGGCGAAGGAAGACCTCGCGACCCAGGGCCGCCGCTCGATCATGGTGTGGGCGCTCGCCGACAACGACACGGCCTGCCGGTTCTACGAGCGCCTCGGCGGCCTCAAGGTCGGCCGCTCGGTCGATCGCATCGGCGGTGCGAGCCTCGACAAGGTCGCCTTCGGCTGGCCGGCGCCGCGCGCCTGAGGCCGTCTCCCTGCATGCAGCCTCGCGTCGTCCGCGTCCGGCGATTCCGCCCTGCGGCACGGAGGCGATTGCCAAACGTCACGAAAAGTCAGTAAAGCGGGCTCGCTTCGGTGTGCGCCGCCGTTCGGCTGCCCGGGATCCGGAGTGGACCTTTTCGAAGAGGAATGCCCGATGCGTATCGATGCCGTGCCGATCGGCAAGAATCCGCCCCAGGAAGTCAACGTCATCATCGAAGTTCCGGTCGGCGGCGAGCCGATCAAGTACGAACTCGACAAGGATTCGGGCACGCTCTGGGTCGACCGCTTCCTCTACACGCCGATGCGGTATCCGGGGAACTACGGCTTCATCCCGCACACCCTGTCCGACGACGGCGATCCGATCGACGTGATCGTGGCGAACCAGCGCCCCGTCGTGCCGGGCGCCGTGATGAGCTGCCGCCCGATCGGCGTGCTCGTCATGGAGGACGAGAAGGGGCAGGACGAGAAGATCATCGCCGTGCCGAGCCGCAAGCTCACCCAGCGTTACGACCGGATCGAGACCTACAAGGATCTCCCGGAGATCACGCTGAAGCAGATCGAGCACTTCTTCGAGCACTACAAGGATCTCGAGCCCAACAAGTGGGTCAAGATCGTGCGCTGGGACGGCGTCGAAGTCGCCGAGCGGATGATCCTCGAGGCGATCGACCGCGCCAAGGCCGAGAAGAAGGGCTGAGACCTTCGCGGCTCGTGACGACACGACGAAGGGCGGCTCGCGGCCGCCCTTTTTTGTTGGAGCAGGGAAGTCCCGCCCGGCGGCGACGCCCTCGCTCAGATTTCGTAAATCAGTTCCGGCTCGCCCGCCCGCGCGCGGTCGCGCATCTCGGCGATGGACGTGCGGTCGAGCACCTCGGCCATGGCATCGCGCGCCGCCAGCATGATGAGGCGGACCGAGCAGGTCGCGACGTCATGGCAATCGTCGCACGGCTGGTAGGCGGTGCGGCTGGCACAGCCGATCGGCGCGAGCGGGCCGTCGAGCACCCGGACAGCCTGGCCGACCTTGATCTCCTCCGCCGCACGGGCGAGCGCGTAGCCGCCACCCGGCCCCTTCTTCGAGCGCACCAGACCGGCATTCCTGAGATCGTTCAGGATGGCGTCGAGGAATTTCTTCGAGATGTTGTTGGATTCGGCGATCTGAACGGCGAGCGCCGTCTGTCCGGGCGGAAGCGTGGAAAGATGGACCAGCGCCTTCAGGCCGTATTTGCCTTTGTTGCTCAGCATATTCCGGCGAACCTGTGCCGCGGCAGTGCGACTTTGTCGATAGATAATATAGGGAAAGCGCGGCGTTTGGGAAGCGACACGCTCCACCGAGCGAGCCGGCATCGCAACGCACGAGGACCGGATCATGCCGGACACCGGATGCCCCTCGCCCGGTCCCCGCGCCACACCCCGCGTCGGCCGAGCGAAATAGCACACCGGCAGTGTTCACGAAATCGCGACCCCGTCTTACAGTGCCGTCATTCCACTGCAGCGCGCCACATCGCTCGCGCCCAGCCATCCTCCTTTTGGAGATAGACGTGAAAAAAGACAACATCTCGTTCGGCCGTAGCCTGCGAGGCCTCGGACGCCGCGCGTCCGTCGCGGCCCTGGTCGGATTGATGCTGGCGCAAACGCCCGCCATCGCCTGCACGACCCTGATGACGCGGGACGCGTCCGGCGGCGTCTACCATGGCCGCACGCTCGAGCTCGCGTCGTGGCTGCCGTACAACGTGGTCTACGTGCCTGCGGGAACGTGGCTGAAGTCCAGCACGCCGACCGATGCGGACAAGGCGCTTCAGGGAAGCTCGAGATACCGCGTGCTCGCCATCACCGTGCCGGTCGACGCGGCCGGCAGCAACAAGGTGGTGGAGGGCGTGAACGAGGAGGGGCTTTCCTTCAGCGCCCTCATGTATGCGGGCGCCGTCGGTCCGCAGGTGCGGATCGAGCAGAGCCAGAAGGCGCTGGCCGCCGCCGACCTCGGGGCATGGGGCCTGAGCCAATTCAAGAACGTGGCGGAAGTGAAGGCCGCCATGGCCAACCAGCCGGTCTGGCTCGCGGGTCTCGCCGTGCTCGGCGGCCTGAAGACTCCGCTGCACTACATTTTCTATGACCGCGCGGGCAACAGCATCGTCATCGAGTTCGCCGACGGCAAGCAGTCCGTCAACGACAACCCGATCGGCGTGATGACCAACGGGCCGGAATTGTCCTGGCACCTCACCAATCTGAACAATTACAGCTTCCTGACCAACGTGGATAAGTCCACCGGCAGCTTCAACGGCGTGAACGTGGCGCAGCCCGACAGCGGCATCGCGACCGCCGGGCTGCCGGCGTCCAACACGTCGGTCGGCCGCTTCGTCCGCGCGGCCTATTATTCCACCTACGTGGAGAAGGCGAAGGATCCCGACACGGCGATCGTGACCCTCGCCCACGTGATGAACAACTTCGATCGGCCGCGCGACATCACGATCGATCAGTCGGGCGCGGTCGCCAATGAGGGCGTCGCCACCACGGGCAAGGCTGCCTTC includes:
- the ppa gene encoding inorganic diphosphatase; translation: MRIDAVPIGKNPPQEVNVIIEVPVGGEPIKYELDKDSGTLWVDRFLYTPMRYPGNYGFIPHTLSDDGDPIDVIVANQRPVVPGAVMSCRPIGVLVMEDEKGQDEKIIAVPSRKLTQRYDRIETYKDLPEITLKQIEHFFEHYKDLEPNKWVKIVRWDGVEVAERMILEAIDRAKAEKKG
- a CDS encoding RrF2 family transcriptional regulator yields the protein MLSNKGKYGLKALVHLSTLPPGQTALAVQIAESNNISKKFLDAILNDLRNAGLVRSKKGPGGGYALARAAEEIKVGQAVRVLDGPLAPIGCASRTAYQPCDDCHDVATCSVRLIMLAARDAMAEVLDRTSIAEMRDRARAGEPELIYEI
- a CDS encoding linear amide C-N hydrolase; translation: MKKDNISFGRSLRGLGRRASVAALVGLMLAQTPAIACTTLMTRDASGGVYHGRTLELASWLPYNVVYVPAGTWLKSSTPTDADKALQGSSRYRVLAITVPVDAAGSNKVVEGVNEEGLSFSALMYAGAVGPQVRIEQSQKALAAADLGAWGLSQFKNVAEVKAAMANQPVWLAGLAVLGGLKTPLHYIFYDRAGNSIVIEFADGKQSVNDNPIGVMTNGPELSWHLTNLNNYSFLTNVDKSTGSFNGVNVAQPDSGIATAGLPASNTSVGRFVRAAYYSTYVEKAKDPDTAIVTLAHVMNNFDRPRDITIDQSGAVANEGVATTGKAAFSSEYTTWTALTDLNRGLLFVRTYMDVNYAKFDLAAFKDVKEIKAIPLAGVAGSSIDATQQLLAGKSVPNAE